From Carya illinoinensis cultivar Pawnee chromosome 5, C.illinoinensisPawnee_v1, whole genome shotgun sequence, one genomic window encodes:
- the LOC122310805 gene encoding zinc finger protein 5 produces the protein MAKAESDLLSPTWAGENGYSSGYSSEKKLKLFGFDLNPYKNDESSNLKGSAEGDESVNSSSTTVSSDRDQKPDSKERSLAGISITPDDKKFECQYCFKEFANSQALGGHQNAHKKERMKKKRLQLQARKASINCYLQPLQNSHGFASNGPVPWFYSPSSYTPHEFTICDESQICFSPVDQDHARHNGSQFSKWFSMPTQISFQQDSSAFTLTKSNRSGENRPIIFHPSPSPSPKKSCKSLDLQLGLDMQENIRSSSRRGV, from the coding sequence ATGGCAAAGGCTGAGTCTGATCTCTTATCTCCCACATGGGCTGGAGAAAATGGCTACTCTTCTGGTTATTCTTCTGAGAAGAAACTCAAGTTATTTGGGTTTGATTTGAACCCATATAAGAATGACGAGAGCAGCAACCTGAAAGGCTCTGCGGAAGGAGATGAAAGTGTAAACTCTTCATCCACCACAGTTTCCTCTGATAGGGATCAAAAACCTGATTCCAAGGAGAGAAGCTTAGCCGGGATCAGTATAACTCCAGATGACAAAAAGTTCGAGTGCCAATATTGTTTCAAGGAATTCGCAAATTCACAGGCATTAGGAGGTCATCAAAATGCCCATAAGAAGGagaggatgaagaagaagaggttGCAGCTTCAAGCCAGAAAAGCCAGCATCAACTGTTACCTTCAACCTCTGCAAAACAGCCATGGTTTTGCTTCCAACGGCCCTGTCCCTTGGTTTTATAGTCCCTCATCTTATACTCCTCATGAGTTCACAATCTGTGATGAATCTCAGATTTGTTTCAGCCCCGTTGATCAAGATCATGCCCGCCATAATGGGTCTCAGTTCTCAAAGTGGTTTTCTATGCCTACTCAAATATCTTTCCAACAAGATTCAAGTGCCTTCACTTTAACAAAGAGTAACAGATCCGGAGAGAACAGGCCAATTATCTTTCATCCTTCCCCTTCGCCCTCTCCTAAGAAAAGCTGTAAATCTCTGGATCTACAGTTAGGCCTGGACATGCAAGAAAACATACGAAGCTCCTCTAGACGTGGCGTATAG